Proteins encoded by one window of Clostridia bacterium:
- a CDS encoding alpha-galactosidase produces MSIRFDKETKNFYLETPNTSYIIGVVEDKYLFHAHYGKKIAFMPSCDSLAKAHTSSYSVVNSDSYEKLGIRGDNILLDFSTFGSADFRTPSFHARYENGSTVTQLWYNGYKIFKGKPTLKGLPATYTESDDEATTLEIYLKDAISGLEAVLCYTTFEKYDAIARSVRYINNGTQCIYLKSVMSATVDLPDMNYEFINLAGTHARERHINNTKLSHTKIEVSSAKGTTSHIQNNFVALARPETTEESGEVYGFSLVYSGNFVAGVDVNGQDTTRVYMGINPHDFCWKLNSGEDFQSPEAVLVYSSDGLGKMSRTYHSLYRSRICRGKYRDAERPVLINNWEATYFDFNEDKIVSIAEKAKSAGIDLMVLDDGWFGKRNDDTTSLGDWYEDKNKLPKGLENLAKRVNDLGMQFGLWFEPEMVSEDSDLFRAHPDWCIGVPGREMSVGRNQYVLDLSRKDVCDYIVNAVSDVLHRANITYVKWDMNRYISEVGSLAYPSDQQGEIAHRYVLGLYDVLERITTTFPNVLFEGCSGGGGRFDPAMLYYSPQIWTSDNTDAIERMYIQHGTSMVYPVSSMGSHVSAVPNHQVGRTTPISLRGNVAMAGQLGYELDLNKLSEDDFNQVIEQVKFYKRIRKTVHYGDMYRIRSPYDKSTQNTVWQFVSEDKNQVVLFDYTMECKVNPSLDHIKLQGLDINALYELEETGEVFGGDYLMNFGITAIHRYEYTNKVYVFNRLA; encoded by the coding sequence ATGTCAATTCGTTTTGATAAAGAAACAAAAAATTTCTATCTTGAAACACCAAACACAAGTTATATTATTGGAGTTGTGGAAGACAAGTATCTGTTTCACGCACATTATGGTAAAAAAATCGCATTTATGCCATCGTGTGATAGTCTTGCAAAAGCACATACTTCAAGTTACTCTGTGGTTAACAGTGATTCTTATGAAAAACTTGGCATCCGAGGAGATAATATTTTGCTTGATTTCTCAACCTTCGGTAGTGCTGATTTCAGAACACCATCCTTTCACGCTCGGTATGAAAATGGAAGTACCGTAACACAGCTTTGGTATAACGGATATAAAATTTTCAAAGGGAAGCCGACTTTAAAAGGTTTGCCGGCTACTTATACTGAATCTGATGACGAAGCAACAACATTGGAAATTTATTTAAAAGACGCAATTTCAGGTCTTGAAGCTGTACTTTGTTATACCACTTTTGAAAAGTATGATGCCATTGCAAGAAGTGTGCGTTACATAAATAACGGAACGCAATGTATTTATTTAAAATCGGTTATGAGTGCAACTGTTGATTTGCCCGATATGAACTATGAGTTTATTAATCTTGCAGGAACTCATGCAAGAGAAAGACATATCAACAATACAAAATTATCGCATACAAAAATCGAGGTTTCCAGTGCGAAAGGAACAACAAGCCATATTCAAAACAATTTTGTGGCATTGGCTCGTCCTGAAACCACAGAAGAAAGCGGAGAAGTGTACGGATTCAGCTTGGTATATAGCGGAAATTTCGTTGCCGGTGTTGATGTAAATGGCCAGGATACGACACGTGTATATATGGGAATAAATCCACACGATTTTTGTTGGAAACTAAATTCCGGGGAAGATTTTCAGTCCCCTGAAGCTGTTTTGGTCTATTCATCAGACGGATTAGGAAAAATGTCAAGGACATATCACAGTCTTTACAGAAGCCGTATATGCCGTGGAAAATATCGCGATGCAGAGAGGCCTGTTTTAATTAACAACTGGGAGGCAACATATTTTGATTTTAATGAAGATAAAATCGTAAGCATAGCTGAAAAAGCTAAAAGTGCAGGGATTGACCTTATGGTTTTAGATGATGGTTGGTTCGGTAAACGAAATGATGATACAACATCTTTGGGCGATTGGTATGAAGATAAAAACAAGTTGCCAAAAGGTCTTGAGAATCTTGCAAAGCGTGTGAATGATTTGGGTATGCAGTTCGGACTTTGGTTTGAACCCGAAATGGTTTCGGAAGACAGCGACTTGTTCCGGGCACATCCTGACTGGTGTATTGGGGTACCCGGTCGTGAAATGAGCGTGGGCAGAAACCAGTATGTTTTAGATCTATCGAGAAAAGATGTTTGTGATTATATTGTGAATGCTGTGAGTGATGTATTGCATCGTGCAAATATTACATATGTAAAATGGGATATGAATCGTTATATTTCAGAAGTTGGCTCATTGGCATATCCTTCTGATCAACAGGGTGAAATTGCACACCGATATGTGCTTGGACTTTATGATGTTCTTGAAAGAATCACAACCACTTTCCCGAATGTTTTGTTTGAAGGATGTAGTGGTGGCGGAGGCAGATTTGATCCTGCGATGCTGTATTATTCTCCGCAAATCTGGACAAGTGATAATACTGATGCGATAGAACGAATGTACATTCAGCATGGCACAAGTATGGTGTATCCTGTATCTTCTATGGGATCGCATGTTTCAGCAGTTCCAAATCATCAGGTCGGCAGAACAACACCCATTTCTCTCCGTGGTAATGTAGCTATGGCAGGGCAACTTGGTTATGAGCTTGATTTGAATAAACTTTCTGAAGATGATTTTAATCAGGTGATTGAACAGGTTAAATTTTATAAAAGGATTCGTAAAACTGTGCATTATGGTGATATGTACAGAATTCGTTCGCCTTATGATAAATCAACACAGAATACGGTGTGGCAATTTGTTTCGGAAGATAA
- a CDS encoding DUF4886 domain-containing protein, with protein sequence MNILSIGNSFSQDATRYLHQIAHADGVDINCFNLYIGACSFFRHFKNMKGNLKEYMLEMNGKSTGFLVTLKDALINREWDVITIQQVSTESVDFANYKPYIFELTNYIKEHSPKAKIYIHQTWAYESGSKKINELGYEVYDEMFKDIKTAYEQAKIEISADGIIPSGEMIGCILHNGIESVYRDTFHLKLGIGRYAAGLLWYKVLTGNSVLNNSFCDFDEEVSESEKETVQKIIEEQF encoded by the coding sequence ATGAATATTTTATCGATAGGAAACAGCTTTTCGCAGGATGCGACAAGATATCTGCATCAAATAGCCCATGCAGATGGTGTGGATATAAATTGTTTTAATTTGTATATCGGTGCATGCTCTTTTTTCAGACATTTCAAAAATATGAAAGGGAACCTGAAAGAATACATGCTGGAGATGAATGGGAAAAGCACAGGTTTTCTCGTAACGCTTAAAGATGCACTTATAAACAGGGAGTGGGATGTTATAACCATTCAGCAGGTAAGCACAGAATCGGTAGATTTTGCAAATTACAAGCCGTACATTTTTGAACTTACAAATTACATAAAAGAACATTCTCCTAAAGCAAAAATTTACATTCATCAGACATGGGCTTACGAAAGCGGCAGTAAAAAAATCAACGAGCTTGGATATGAAGTTTATGATGAAATGTTTAAAGATATCAAAACTGCTTATGAACAGGCGAAGATAGAAATTTCTGCTGACGGAATCATTCCTTCCGGCGAGATGATTGGCTGTATTCTTCATAATGGTATCGAAAGTGTTTACCGCGATACCTTTCATCTGAAACTTGGTATAGGCAGATATGCAGCAGGTCTTTTGTGGTACAAAGTTTTAACCGGTAACTCTGTTCTGAATAACAGTTTCTGCGATTTTGATGAAGAAGTTTCTGAAAGTGAAAAAGAAACAGTTCAAAAAATAATAGAAGAACAATTTTGA
- a CDS encoding copper amine oxidase N-terminal domain-containing protein, translating to MKKIISVMLCIALLVSMFVMPVSAEQPISVYVNGEKLEFDVEPVLLNDRTMVPMRKIFETLGATVTWNGDTETASGVRGGIRVSVSIDNPKAFVDGKVTALDQPPVLLDGRTLVPLRFISEAYGANVEWDGDTQTVNITTDIDNAPADAYYISALDFTNLGSWITNKEEELFGTHGSPDGSEGSVPGGDPATIDFYVKNSGTYKVWTLARDFATNRPGARYYNVGVDGVIAPEKMGTHGKDGFFWQEVGVYDFVAGKHTISVHDTSGYYARCKAIFVTDKLDETPADDIEALSKTYSVRDSLASLLTDNQFPYWATQPMNETQTITLENDMFKVNFIEGVGNKGNLVQNEIFVKKDGQWVKVKDKSEEFGYLMMTTDKTEKAIPRVPGEMVGQHYAGENFAQTIIYNGSENRYTTENFFESGTGYWFLPDAVQKLSDNEAKLFFPVKAGVTLTVTVTMDNLAKEPKFKLDASFANDGAYSFLLFSGNALDESEITRSVVPFMHTREGGPTTTNVISEPFLFTPMVAFAVNETAGEVVKGIAVDPSSTHQDVAYWETARYGYLLRDKENNVRPQITAPLMGTPGANFKAGDTYSFAYRVLAGTNGWYDTFKHVSEDMYNVKDIRTNYYGTLNDAVYNIDDLIMDDKYGAWDENGMGFYYAEYDHQVAQCNALQLVQRYLLTEDEVLLDERVAPSIAFMLSRKHNHFNYDLKDTSVLGSNELTTTPNIGGSAMWTSLYEMSQGRMPYALQTAINKGTKGASQAGITAQIGFYNMTGDAAYLKQIKTDADGIVAKLSDEKYKKGTNTDAFVLTDYNSYIPPLMYAYQVTGEKKYLDAAQTFTQGLMTALSSMGYQNGYADNMYHVDPQSAADVHVINADKANWWWHGDFQWRLENEYGTWKPAMGMTSVVDEDDAPGWTFATAGLTTEHTFTAGHSNFILMNTWAPFMYKMSDWTGDNFFETQGRNAILGRFTNYPGYYIERYYTNYMKPEYPYEGPEYNIIYYTHVAPFQAIVEDFQIQEVMSRSNGKVSFPEIWYDGYSYFVSNQYGAKPGKMYNEEGMWLCNVRDIVKSSDINVNYVTAKKDGVLGVAMVNESAQNVNTNITLGNEFAGLNGVATIYDAAGNTTEVTVANGVFAVNIPAKGIVTAIIKTDIAKKPSYALDKILYNPTAEKTESTHKNGKGYVIQFNPEKYHAYVYVTDKDIKSITVEYEANGEKKTVTDDKYPFEALVKVNSSSAEFNYKLIATKTDGSTEEYGSGVLAPLSNGPTTENIKETIGKPVYEQDNSNVPQISSKIPETYTQKISIEGIGSGAGKLRVVVKGEKIDLPIEPNLLGGLYARGTLTHRTTGEAFNFNVFVLGNEGTTERVVILLQQPAQMGSASIDEFKMSNFELSAKPFTDELPASEKAFDDSGKTNESESVTFKDGEYKVNGIGGSKGAALRVVVGYKALGFSPAENQLKGLYVRGVLKSKNGGEDVPFTGTISGNDVRADACAMPITFALPDAPESYSLAKIEISTKPFDGEQNATVNTPKDFEPFTVKSIGTGSNAQGFRVVVPLSQFPFEVKAGTLQGFLAHVKVTDKENKTLEGDYTIINNEERPDGVNTTIVLPLAEFNGKVLIDGSKVEMTISPAK from the coding sequence ATGAAAAAAATTATTTCAGTCATGCTTTGCATAGCACTTTTGGTTTCAATGTTTGTAATGCCTGTTTCGGCAGAGCAACCAATCAGTGTGTATGTAAACGGCGAAAAGTTGGAATTTGACGTAGAGCCTGTTTTGTTAAATGACAGAACTATGGTGCCTATGCGTAAAATTTTTGAAACCCTTGGAGCTACAGTAACATGGAACGGAGATACTGAAACCGCAAGCGGTGTAAGAGGCGGTATCAGAGTCTCTGTTTCCATTGACAATCCCAAAGCATTTGTTGATGGCAAGGTAACAGCCCTTGACCAGCCGCCTGTACTTTTAGACGGAAGAACATTGGTTCCGCTCCGATTTATTTCAGAGGCATATGGCGCAAATGTGGAATGGGACGGAGATACACAGACTGTAAACATTACTACGGACATAGATAATGCACCTGCAGATGCGTACTATATTTCTGCACTCGATTTTACAAATTTGGGTTCTTGGATTACAAATAAAGAAGAAGAATTATTCGGAACACATGGTTCGCCTGATGGCTCTGAAGGTAGTGTGCCGGGTGGAGATCCTGCTACCATTGATTTTTATGTAAAAAACAGTGGCACGTACAAAGTTTGGACTTTGGCTCGTGATTTTGCAACCAACCGCCCGGGCGCGCGCTATTACAATGTAGGCGTAGATGGTGTTATTGCACCTGAAAAGATGGGCACCCACGGAAAAGACGGATTTTTCTGGCAGGAAGTTGGCGTGTATGACTTTGTTGCAGGCAAACACACCATTTCTGTGCATGATACTTCAGGCTATTATGCAAGATGTAAGGCGATTTTTGTCACCGATAAACTAGATGAAACCCCTGCCGATGATATAGAAGCTTTAAGCAAAACCTATTCGGTAAGGGATTCTCTTGCTTCTTTGTTGACTGACAATCAGTTTCCATATTGGGCAACACAGCCTATGAATGAAACACAAACCATTACCCTTGAAAATGATATGTTCAAAGTAAACTTTATTGAGGGCGTTGGAAACAAAGGTAATTTGGTTCAAAACGAAATTTTTGTTAAAAAAGATGGTCAATGGGTTAAAGTAAAAGACAAATCCGAAGAATTTGGCTATTTAATGATGACCACCGATAAAACAGAAAAAGCAATACCCAGAGTGCCGGGTGAAATGGTAGGTCAGCACTACGCAGGTGAAAATTTTGCACAGACCATTATATATAACGGCTCAGAAAACCGCTATACCACCGAAAACTTCTTTGAAAGCGGAACAGGCTATTGGTTTTTGCCTGATGCGGTACAAAAACTTTCGGATAACGAAGCAAAATTGTTCTTCCCTGTAAAGGCGGGTGTTACCCTTACCGTAACCGTTACTATGGATAATCTGGCAAAAGAACCTAAATTCAAATTAGATGCATCTTTTGCCAATGATGGTGCATATTCTTTCTTGCTTTTCTCGGGCAATGCTCTTGACGAAAGCGAGATAACCCGCTCTGTTGTGCCGTTTATGCACACAAGAGAAGGGGGTCCCACCACAACAAATGTCATTTCCGAACCTTTCTTATTTACACCTATGGTTGCCTTTGCCGTAAATGAAACAGCAGGCGAAGTTGTGAAAGGTATTGCGGTAGATCCTTCCTCAACCCATCAGGATGTGGCATACTGGGAAACAGCTCGTTACGGTTATTTGCTTCGTGACAAAGAAAATAATGTGCGCCCACAAATTACTGCACCGCTTATGGGTACACCCGGTGCAAACTTTAAAGCAGGGGACACCTATTCTTTTGCATATCGCGTTTTAGCAGGTACAAACGGTTGGTATGACACCTTTAAGCACGTATCGGAAGATATGTATAATGTAAAAGACATCCGTACCAATTATTACGGCACTTTAAACGATGCGGTTTATAACATTGACGATTTAATTATGGACGATAAATACGGTGCGTGGGACGAAAACGGTATGGGTTTTTACTATGCCGAATATGACCATCAGGTAGCTCAATGTAATGCGCTTCAGTTGGTTCAGCGTTATTTATTAACAGAAGATGAAGTGCTTTTAGATGAACGCGTGGCTCCATCAATCGCATTTATGCTCAGCAGAAAGCATAACCATTTCAACTATGATTTGAAAGATACATCCGTTTTAGGCTCCAACGAGCTGACCACTACACCTAACATTGGTGGCAGTGCAATGTGGACATCACTCTATGAAATGAGTCAGGGAAGAATGCCGTATGCGTTGCAAACCGCAATCAACAAAGGCACTAAAGGTGCGTCACAAGCAGGCATCACAGCACAGATTGGTTTTTACAATATGACAGGGGATGCGGCATATCTTAAGCAAATTAAAACCGATGCAGATGGAATTGTTGCAAAGCTTAGCGATGAAAAATATAAAAAGGGCACCAACACAGATGCGTTTGTATTGACCGATTACAACAGTTACATTCCGCCTCTGATGTATGCGTATCAGGTAACGGGCGAAAAAAAATATTTAGATGCGGCACAAACCTTTACACAGGGGTTAATGACTGCCCTTTCCTCTATGGGATATCAGAACGGATACGCAGATAATATGTACCATGTTGATCCGCAATCTGCAGCTGATGTGCACGTTATTAATGCCGATAAGGCAAACTGGTGGTGGCATGGTGATTTCCAGTGGCGTTTGGAAAACGAATACGGCACATGGAAACCTGCAATGGGTATGACCTCGGTTGTAGATGAGGATGATGCACCCGGCTGGACCTTTGCAACAGCAGGTCTTACAACAGAGCATACATTCACTGCAGGGCACAGTAACTTTATTTTAATGAACACCTGGGCACCTTTTATGTATAAGATGTCTGACTGGACAGGGGATAACTTCTTTGAAACCCAGGGCAGAAATGCAATTTTGGGCAGATTTACCAATTATCCCGGTTATTATATCGAAAGATATTATACAAACTATATGAAGCCTGAATATCCTTATGAAGGACCTGAATACAACATTATTTATTACACACATGTAGCTCCCTTCCAGGCGATTGTAGAAGATTTCCAGATTCAGGAAGTTATGTCGCGTTCGAATGGTAAAGTTTCATTCCCTGAAATCTGGTATGACGGCTATTCCTACTTCGTATCAAATCAGTATGGAGCGAAACCCGGAAAAATGTATAATGAAGAGGGTATGTGGTTATGTAATGTCCGCGACATCGTAAAATCTTCTGACATAAACGTTAATTATGTGACCGCGAAAAAAGACGGTGTATTGGGTGTGGCAATGGTCAACGAGTCTGCACAGAATGTAAATACCAACATCACATTAGGTAATGAATTTGCAGGCCTAAATGGTGTTGCTACCATTTATGATGCGGCAGGAAATACAACTGAAGTAACAGTCGCAAACGGTGTATTTGCCGTTAACATTCCCGCAAAAGGCATTGTAACTGCGATTATTAAAACCGATATTGCGAAAAAACCGTCTTATGCATTGGACAAAATTCTTTATAATCCCACAGCAGAAAAAACGGAATCTACGCATAAGAACGGTAAAGGTTATGTCATTCAGTTTAATCCCGAAAAATATCACGCTTATGTATATGTAACAGATAAAGATATCAAATCTATTACGGTGGAATATGAAGCAAATGGTGAAAAGAAAACGGTTACCGATGACAAATATCCTTTTGAAGCATTGGTAAAAGTAAATTCTTCTTCCGCAGAATTTAACTACAAGCTTATCGCAACAAAAACAGACGGTAGTACAGAAGAATACGGAAGCGGCGTGTTAGCTCCTTTATCAAATGGTCCTACAACTGAAAATATTAAAGAGACCATCGGCAAACCGGTTTATGAGCAGGACAACTCCAATGTTCCACAGATTTCTTCAAAAATTCCTGAAACTTATACGCAGAAAATTTCGATTGAAGGCATAGGCTCGGGTGCAGGCAAATTGCGTGTGGTTGTGAAGGGCGAAAAAATTGACCTTCCAATAGAGCCAAATCTTTTAGGCGGTTTATATGCACGCGGCACTTTGACGCACAGAACAACAGGAGAAGCATTTAACTTTAATGTTTTTGTTTTGGGTAATGAAGGGACAACCGAAAGAGTTGTTATTCTTTTGCAACAACCGGCTCAGATGGGAAGTGCAAGCATTGATGAGTTTAAAATGAGCAATTTTGAACTTTCGGCCAAACCCTTTACCGACGAATTGCCTGCATCGGAAAAAGCATTTGATGATAGCGGTAAAACAAACGAATCCGAGTCCGTTACATTTAAAGATGGCGAATACAAAGTAAATGGCATAGGCGGTTCAAAAGGTGCGGCACTTCGTGTTGTTGTTGGCTACAAAGCATTGGGCTTTTCACCTGCTGAAAATCAGTTGAAAGGCTTATATGTAAGAGGTGTGTTGAAATCTAAAAACGGTGGGGAAGATGTTCCGTTCACCGGAACAATTTCAGGTAACGATGTTCGTGCAGATGCTTGTGCAATGCCTATAACTTTTGCTTTGCCAGATGCCCCGGAATCGTATAGCTTGGCAAAAATTGAGATTTCAACCAAACCTTTTGATGGTGAACAGAACGCAACCGTTAATACACCGAAAGACTTCGAACCTTTTACGGTTAAATCTATCGGAACAGGCTCGAATGCGCAGGGATTCCGTGTAGTTGTGCCTTTGAGTCAATTCCCGTTTGAGGTTAAAGCAGGAACCTTACAAGGCTTTTTGGCACACGTTAAGGTTACAGATAAAGAAAATAAGACACTTGAAGGCGATTATACCATTATCAACAACGAAGAACGACCTGATGGCGTAAACACAACCATCGTGTTACCTTTAGCAGAGTTTAATGGCAAAGTACTTATTGACGGGTCAAAAGTAGAAATGACTATAAGTCCTGCAAAATAA
- a CDS encoding DUF4982 domain-containing protein has protein sequence MEKFCISKDWLLKTERDSDYKKVDLPNDYVITAGRSEHAAGGGSDGFFNSGVANYIKYLKDLEAGKHYILDIDGAYMVSEVTFNDDLLSIHPHGYTPYLVDLTDYIVPDVTNKIKIFTNPMQPSTRWYAGGGIYRDVFLWTGGKVRVEPWDTFITTPEADEKQAVVQIKYEISSDVAGAASVKSVICDADGNAVGENAVNIQVEQENKAVLNVEIRVDNPNLWNLDTPYLYTLKTEISYKNEVTDTAETKFGIRTLVCNSKDGLLINGKFTKLRGGCIHHDHGALGAVALPKAEERKIKKLKEAGFNAIRTAHYPPSLALLEVCDREGILVMDEAFDMWNCQKKANDYHLFFRDWYARDIKSMVCRDRNHPSVISYSIGNEIVERDCSSDGAKWANILSEEIRKYDTTRYVTSGICYVYDRIDPSDPEDYVEGFVRQRHPAIEKGKPGVQFDTITEKFMEPLDIVGYNYLFSHYEKDSKKYENRVIWGSETHTLDFYADWQLTKSMNNVLGNFTWTAIDNLGEAGTGRSAWERDEHIKGINVANYPWRSCFQGDLDLCAFRMPRSYYREAIWLSGKPIKIFTTHPEHYGEGFSGTYWHWFDVYPTWTFDEIYIGKPVKCEVYTEADCIEWILNGNSLGMTVPEKAIATIDIPYEKGTLIAIAYKGTKEISRDTLVTTGAPAHIHVMAEQAEFWADNRDLAYFDIQLTDNQGNPIATGDNELTCVVENGELLAFFSGDPQNEDLYGSNKCHAFMGKALAVVRTNNTGPVVVTVYGEDLASGNTKIIAK, from the coding sequence ATGGAAAAGTTTTGCATTTCGAAAGATTGGTTGTTAAAAACAGAGCGTGACAGCGACTATAAAAAAGTGGATTTACCCAACGATTATGTGATAACCGCAGGCAGAAGTGAACACGCGGCAGGAGGCGGTTCGGACGGATTTTTCAACAGTGGCGTGGCAAATTACATAAAATATCTGAAAGATTTAGAAGCGGGCAAACACTACATTTTAGATATTGACGGTGCATATATGGTTTCGGAAGTAACTTTTAACGATGATTTGCTTTCCATTCATCCGCACGGTTACACACCTTATCTTGTAGACCTTACTGACTATATAGTGCCTGATGTGACCAACAAAATTAAAATTTTCACCAACCCGATGCAACCCTCCACCCGTTGGTATGCGGGCGGTGGTATTTATCGTGATGTGTTTTTGTGGACAGGCGGTAAAGTACGCGTTGAGCCGTGGGATACCTTTATTACCACACCCGAAGCGGATGAAAAGCAGGCGGTTGTACAGATTAAATACGAAATTTCGTCTGATGTTGCAGGTGCCGCATCGGTAAAATCAGTGATTTGCGATGCAGACGGCAATGCGGTGGGCGAAAACGCAGTAAATATTCAGGTGGAACAAGAAAATAAAGCGGTTTTGAATGTGGAAATCCGTGTAGACAACCCTAATCTCTGGAATTTAGATACACCCTATTTATACACCTTAAAAACTGAAATTTCTTATAAAAACGAAGTGACCGATACGGCAGAAACGAAGTTTGGTATTCGCACATTAGTTTGCAATTCAAAAGACGGCTTGCTGATTAACGGTAAATTCACCAAATTGCGTGGCGGTTGTATACATCACGACCACGGTGCTTTAGGTGCCGTAGCACTTCCGAAAGCGGAAGAGAGAAAAATTAAAAAATTAAAAGAAGCGGGATTCAATGCAATCCGTACCGCCCATTATCCGCCTTCTCTTGCTCTGTTAGAGGTATGTGACCGCGAAGGTATTCTGGTTATGGACGAAGCCTTTGATATGTGGAATTGTCAGAAAAAGGCAAACGACTATCATTTGTTTTTTAGAGACTGGTATGCAAGAGATATCAAGTCCATGGTATGCCGTGACAGAAACCATCCGTCGGTTATCAGCTATTCCATCGGTAACGAAATTGTTGAACGTGATTGCAGTTCGGACGGTGCAAAATGGGCAAATATCCTGTCTGAAGAAATCAGAAAATATGACACCACCCGTTACGTAACTTCGGGCATTTGCTACGTATACGACAGAATAGACCCCTCCGATCCCGAAGATTATGTGGAAGGGTTTGTACGCCAACGTCATCCGGCAATTGAAAAAGGAAAACCGGGTGTACAATTTGACACAATCACCGAAAAATTTATGGAGCCTTTGGACATTGTCGGTTACAATTATTTATTTTCGCACTATGAAAAGGACAGCAAAAAATATGAAAACCGTGTAATCTGGGGATCTGAAACCCACACCCTTGATTTTTATGCGGATTGGCAACTGACCAAATCCATGAATAATGTATTGGGCAATTTCACCTGGACAGCAATAGACAATCTGGGAGAAGCAGGTACAGGCAGGTCTGCATGGGAACGCGATGAACACATTAAAGGCATCAATGTGGCAAATTATCCGTGGCGTTCCTGCTTCCAGGGTGACCTCGATTTGTGTGCATTCCGTATGCCACGGTCGTATTACAGAGAAGCGATATGGCTATCAGGCAAACCCATTAAGATTTTTACCACCCATCCCGAACACTATGGTGAGGGTTTCAGCGGAACCTATTGGCATTGGTTTGATGTGTATCCCACCTGGACCTTTGATGAAATTTATATCGGAAAACCCGTAAAATGTGAAGTGTATACCGAAGCAGATTGCATAGAATGGATTTTAAACGGTAATTCTCTTGGTATGACCGTGCCCGAAAAGGCCATTGCAACCATAGATATTCCTTATGAAAAAGGAACCCTTATTGCCATTGCATACAAGGGTACTAAAGAGATAAGCCGTGATACGCTTGTTACAACAGGCGCACCTGCGCACATTCATGTAATGGCAGAACAGGCAGAATTTTGGGCGGATAATCGTGACCTTGCATACTTTGATATTCAGCTTACCGACAATCAGGGCAATCCCATTGCAACAGGAGATAATGAACTTACTTGCGTTGTGGAAAATGGTGAGTTGTTGGCATTTTTCAGCGGTGACCCTCAAAACGAAGATCTCTATGGTTCAAACAAATGCCATGCTTTTATGGGAAAAGCACTCGCCGTTGTTCGTACAAACAACACAGGACCTGTAGTTGTTACAGTTTACGGAGAAGACTTAGCTTCAGGAAACACAAAAATTATCGCAAAATAA
- a CDS encoding helix-turn-helix transcriptional regulator — protein sequence MKVIDSGIQIFKDKNFIINRPNSPYYALQLFWSPISIRIDGKDIVLPPHTLLLVDKDAPQYFYATDDAMINDYVVFSAEKSELEGLMLNKPLSLARPEQYHNIIRSIDIEHRSANARREETVTFMLQGLLSKCKDLFDYYDSDAPTLKTRDAFVQLRADIINFPYWEWKIPEMAKRCNLSASRFQRAYKKLFSVSPMADVVNARILTAKIKLSSNQTIKEIAAQCGYKSDLHFMKQFKKITGKTPSEYRKNGG from the coding sequence ATGAAAGTTATAGATAGTGGTATTCAAATTTTCAAAGATAAAAATTTTATAATAAACCGACCGAATAGTCCGTACTATGCTTTGCAGTTATTCTGGTCGCCTATTTCCATCAGAATAGACGGAAAAGATATTGTGTTGCCACCGCACACGCTTTTGCTTGTGGATAAAGACGCGCCGCAGTATTTTTACGCAACAGACGACGCTATGATAAACGACTATGTTGTTTTTTCCGCTGAAAAATCAGAACTTGAAGGTCTTATGTTAAACAAGCCGCTTTCCCTTGCAAGACCTGAGCAATATCACAATATCATTCGTTCTATTGATATAGAGCATCGCAGTGCAAATGCCCGACGAGAAGAAACGGTAACTTTTATGTTGCAGGGATTATTATCAAAATGCAAAGATTTATTTGATTATTACGATTCAGATGCCCCTACTTTAAAAACGCGCGATGCTTTTGTGCAACTTCGGGCAGACATAATAAATTTTCCGTATTGGGAATGGAAAATACCCGAAATGGCAAAACGATGCAACTTAAGTGCTTCGCGTTTTCAGCGGGCATATAAAAAACTTTTTTCCGTCTCGCCTATGGCAGATGTGGTAAACGCACGTATTTTAACAGCAAAAATTAAACTTTCAAGCAACCAAACCATTAAAGAAATCGCGGCACAATGCGGATACAAAAGCGATCTGCATTTTATGAAGCAATTCAAAAAAATCACCGGCAAAACGCCTTCCGAATACCGAAAAAACGGAGGATAA